aatctacccataatctatgtatttaactcaaagtggtGTAGGATTAatttaccttcaagttgctagtcgaaatcccctctcaaaagctctgaaatcgcctgAAAATGGAGAAAAATAGGCTAAATGTTGTGTGAtccccgatttttaaccattctaCCAAGCAGTGGTTTTGCACCTATAGAAAAGCCTCGCATGTGCGAGTTTCACTTGATTGTCCTCCTCTCACacatgcgcgttcgcaggtgcgcaaaaacATCTACATCTGCGGTCGATTTCCCCCttccatttccgcttctgcgtacAAAAACTCGCATCTGTGAGGATCGCACATGTGACTGTCTAAGCGCAGGTGTgatcgtaccagaagcagaaagcttcaacatttttctccccaagtccgaaattggtctgagcctcgtccggttaacactcggggcccccgaggcaccgcccgaacataccaacaagtttgaaatcataaaacgtacttgctcgaactctcggaacatgtaaaataatattaaatctaaaaatcataccccaaactaaattgattcaacttagaaatttcaaattcttcaaacttactctgaacgcgccgaaatatacctatactactcggaatgacaccaaattttgcgtgcaagtcttaaatcaccatacagagctattcccaaactcggaatttcaAATGGACcttgattactccaaaacctattccaaaccaaatttaaagaactttaaaccttcaaatagctgattttcactattaagcgctaaaatgcacccgggttatccaaaacccgattcgaacatacacccaagtctgaaatcatcatacaaacctattggatccgtcaaatcccgatttcggggttgttttctcaaatgttgaccgtagtcaaacttggccttttaaagccaaactaaggaaataattgttccgatttcaacacgATCACTTCCAAgttctgaaccaaccatccccgtaagtcataaactaataaaagcacatacatggagttttatttaggggaacggggttctaaaagtcaaaataaccggttgggtcatgttgcgccccattttctcgcgaaattgggcctcgacatgtgacaactcttttaaatgaggtATTACAAGatgagagtcgccacctaacgttTCGTAAGGTGCATTAGGGTACCTATTTTCATATGACAAGGGTTTCACCAATTAGGCTCTCTTCGTGATCTACAACTGTGGGTCCCCACCAAAcatgaattatatgaattagtcggaTAAACAAAGACATAGAAAAAAGaagtttgggaagtttgattATCAAAGACATTGAATAAATACAAACACTTGATTCAAAGATAAGATGAGGGTCCTAAGGTTTTTAgcttaaaggatcaccccatgcaacataaataatacttcataactcccccaagatggggtgttactcgtattattaggctgctcaaaaatgttaaaactaggagacaattcaaaacaaataggactgcaATTAGATCCAATTAAAGGCTTACATTAGCCTCGCAATTAGGCAAACAAATGCAAGCAAACAGATTTTACATATTAGGCAGTTTTCAGAATTGAAGGGATTGCAGTTATTAAactctataggcatggtttctagatgATCTGATCTAGATACGCAAGCCATTTTTAGACATAATGATTTCCAAATTACCAATTGGTAAATACCAGATGCTCCTAAGTAGCTTATTACATATTATTATTGGACAcatctataggcatgatttctaggtgatttaTACAATAAGGAACAGTGAAACTCATTAGAAGTGCTCAAAATTATTACGCTTCCACATAATCTCGTGGATGAACAATAAAACAGCGTTTGAAAAGCGAGTAGTGgtgtcctatagacatgatttctaaagcTTGGCAATTGGAACTGATTCTCATATAGTTAgctcctatagacatgctttctataTGGACGATGAGATTGCAAtagcgaattaattagttaaaatccTAAGGGCATGATATCTACTGAGTAGATTAAGGAGCAGTCAttagcaattatttcctataggcataatGTCTAGCAACACATAGCAGTAGACACAAGAATAGATAGAATACTCATGCATTGACAACATACTAATTATGTGAGTGTGTGATCCCCTAATGACATGATTTTTAATAGTTCCCAAAGAAATTCACATACAACAAGTCGGATAGCAAAATAGATCACACAAATCCCATAAACATGCTTTCTACCCTTTTTCATGTAAATATTAAGAGATACCCATTTCCCAATTTTACTatcaccccaattgttattacagaattattacaggcccaataataaataaattacaaagtcgTACAAGCAATAACAGTAGGACCAAGACAGGCCCAAAAGATACCTAGCACTGACAAGCCTTCAACCAAGCTCTTTCTCCACACAGATCTCAACATAGCCCAAAAACCTTAGGAGAGCTCGAACCAAACCCAACAACCATGGTTTGATTATAGGCTCCAGGAAGCAATCACTTACACAAGTCAATTTGCACATTCAACAGGCAAAAATAAGGACATAACTGAGTAGTAAGGAAAATGGCCAAAGAACCtcaggccctagtgtgtcagagttcacaagggtctcaaaatgtaccccgagcagtgctcacactagggaggttaatagagaaagctttagtggccttggctttcagccgaccaagaaTTATAGGTTCAAAATAGGGTAAACAACCAATGAGAATAAAAATAGTAGTCAAATGGCACAGTTTGAAGAAGTGCGTTTGCATTTTAGGAACAAGCGTTGCAAGAGTGATCACACAATGAACATATCAACACGGAGGGTAAACAAACTCAAGAGACAGGTTAATATCATAAGTCCACACTTAGCACATTGAGGCAAGGAACATTTGTAAGAAATAAGGGGGATTATGGATTCCTGGATTACGAAATTAATAAGCAAGGCATTATGCCAAATAGGACAAATAATAGAATATTAACTTAACAGGTCAAATTATGCTAAGAACCAGGGGTTGAACAGCACAACTCACACCAATAAAGCAAACATAATCAAATATTATAGGGAACACAAGTTAAGAAGCTATTCTAAAAGGTTCCAACTAGTTGCTAGGGAGTACATAGTTAGGAGGGGTAAGGGCATACTAAGTGAATAAAATGATCATAGGAGCAAATCATAGCTAGAATGAGGGTCTTATCATGGATTGGGGCATATCACAGATATAAATCAATCACTATAGAAATCCGGGACAAGGCAGGAAATAAACTAATGTCATATAACCAACATAAACACTCAAAGTACCAACACATTAAGCTAAACGAACTTCAAACAGTCTAAATTGCTCAAGCTAAACACAAATATGTTTTAgaactggcaatttaggcatgaGCAAATGCTAGAGAGGTTCATATCATAAGCAGAGTTACACATAGAGATAGTCTAAAAACACATTAGGTTATGCAATTTCATAGGCATGAATATGCTAATTAGGAATATAACAGAATGAACATTGCAAAGGCTAAAGAACTCACCAGTTACTGATTGACAAGTAGACAAACAAGAAAAGAATATAATCACTTTGAACGTCAATAAAGTAGTATAACCCAGGACCTTAGATGTGCCAAGTTCCCAAGGGATTCAAGGAACCCAGGGAAATGCTCACACCCAAGGAAGGTCGAGATAAAAAGGAATTtcggtagccttggctttcagccggccaagagccaaagtaGAACAAGAGAATAAGCGAACAACAGAGTGAAGATCTTTAGCTGTTTAGTGGAAATTTTTTGATTCAAAAGTCTGTCCAAAAATGAATAGAGGAGGGGTTTATTTAGCAGTCAAAATCGAGCAAACATATAAGGAAACAGAATAATTTAAGcaacaaacaaggaaaagaaacatgcaaatcgatttgaaatcaatttaagagagaaaatttgtaaaccctagtttttttagGGAACGTGTAAATCAGCAGAATGCAAATAAAATCAAACTCACACAGTATGGTATTGAACGTATATAGACGAAATAGTGCTCAAAATCAAAGATCCGAACTACTTCGGTTTGATTTTAGAAGATATTGCTTGCCATGTGTAGGAAAACACCTACGTAATACCACAAACGGACAACCAGTACAAAAAGGATTCGAATATGACAAGAGAATGGTAGTCGAATCCCATTATCAGTGGGATTAGGAAAGGGCATTAAGGGGGAGGCAGCTAGGGTTCTCCAGAAGAGAGAATAGGAGAGTTGAGCATTTAGGGGTGGCGGATTAAGGGGAAATGGGTAGGGTTCTGGGTTAGGTTAATTTAAGAGGGGCGTGGACGAtggtcgttgatcttgagagatcaacggctgAGTTCAAAAAATTGGACGGGCGGGTCGTTTAGAAGCGGGTCGCTACCGGGTATTAGACATGAGTCGTTTGGATTTGGGATGGAGTAGTTGGGCTAGGTATTTGAGTGTTTGGGCCATTCATTTGGTCCGAAATTGGTTTTAAAATTGGATTGTTGTTTAAATACCCAAAATTTATCAGaactaatttataaaagtaattcataaataacaaaaaatattatttgtgcactaaaatgattgaaaataataacttaacattataaaaatataaaaagctattttggcacaaataatgtaattatacatgaatataggctattattgcaaaaatatacaattagcctaaaaatgcaaatgcaattatagaaaaaatgaagtaaaatataataaaacatacatgttggtgtaaataataagtttggatgattaatgcatcacaaaataatttaaagtataattattagatatttatataataaaaatgtagAAAGAAATTAATTTAGAGCTTTAcatattatgaaaaattataaaaaaatgcttgtataggtttgtaCACTAAAGGATGATGCAAATATaccattttgaaagtatatatgcattttagaaaatatgagggaaaaattaggTATCAATAACTGCAcatctttacccgggaatgatgaaagaattgtcgggtaaagaaatgatgactgattttgaccgaatgggatGATTTGAAGAATGAAGGCCGAACTCTggtttctgagttgcctacatatccctggtgttacgggaatcacgtcgtgtgtagttctggatccaacggtgaactgaaccgatggagttgttataggaataGTCGTATGCTTCGGAAAGGCTCTTTTAGATAGGACAATATCAAATGAGTTTATACGAAATCGTGAACGGATGTATCTAAGAACGGGTATCTAAACAGTAATCAAGTAAAAGTGGGTAACTGATGGTGGTTGACTGTGTTggaaataattgcaggatgtgagCATTGAACGAAAACCGGAgggaagattgctcccgttaagagaacggttacctcctggattacctgcaaaacttaagcacaatgcatgcaagtatatatgggataattgcgagaatttaaacgtGATGCAAATTCCTTTCGGACCATGAAAGTCATCTATGGACGATGAGAATGATCTctttagaccatgatgtcctagGCCATGAATCTTGTGATAAAGGATttacaggccatgaaatgatgttctcgggccatGTGAATGAtgcctctgaaccatgacgcctttgaataatgatgtgcaatatttaGAGGTCCTCAGGCCATGACATGGTGTCTTCCGGATCTgcggatgatgccttcagactatgacgcctttggacaaaatggtgatatttcagcccatgagattcaAAGAGATGATGTTTGGTCATATAAGAAGagaaacaagacagagcttagtcttgtgtatgATTGGGGCAGATCTTAGCCCCGGGAAATAGAAAATAGTGCTAGATTTCAAGTAGCATAACAGAGGTAGCATTTGGTATTATGCAAGGATaaggcgatgcttagccttatgaaattagggaggtagtgcttagcctcatgcaaggaaaaggagacagtgcttagtgtCATGCAATTAGGAGACATTTcttagtcttatgcaaggaaaggcagagcttagccttatgcaattagggaggcagtgtttagcctcatgcaaaaaaagaagacaacgcttagtctcatgcaagggaagacaatgcttagccttatgcaattagggaggtagtgcttagcctcatgcaaggaaaataagacagtgcttagtctcatgcaattaggagacggtgcttagtctcatgcaagaaaatgagacagtgcttagtctcatgcaaagaaaggcaatgcttagccttatgcaattagggaggcaatgcttatcctcatgcaaggaaaaagagacagtgcttagtctcatgtaaagaaaggcaatgcttagacttatgcaattagggaggcaatgcttagcctcatgcaaagaaaaggatatagtgcttagtctcatgcaaataaaggcaatgcttagccttatccAATTAgtgaggcaatgcttagcctcaagCAAAAAGAGGGCGATGAGTGATagtagagtatttcttagctggagatatGTTTGCGTTTGGAAAATTTGTCGTTATGAAAATAGTGATTTTTATGAATAttcctgttatgttcattgtgcatgcatccaaagaaaaattgtgagctTTGTGGGGAAGGTTGGTCCGTGATTTCACCTTCTGGCTTTGCTTTTGTTCTTGTTTCGAGATCCTGTTCGAGTTGTCCTGGGTAGCATCTGGTTGTATATaaaataaagtttttgagaaaatatgCGTGCATTTGATGAATGTAGCTAATTAAAAACATAGTAGTATGCAATATCAAGTaagttagatgaaccaatgattGTGACACTTTTAGAGACATTGTGACTTCTTTgcattagaattttgagggtcctcctcaaaattctgtccCAGTTCTATAAGCGATTCTTTGACCGTTCTGCATATGACGAAGTTGGATGAACTTGCTCCGaaattttgaggatcctcctcaaaattcagCCCCAGTTTTTGACCATggtaaaaatgaagattttattgagttgtgaccgaacccacagggctgcctacgtatcccctcttaaatgggaatcaggtcaagcgtagttcagttacatcagaaGAAATGCGAAcaatctaaacatagtatcttttgactacGTCTGAATTGATGGGCTCTAGCCAAATCTCTCCGTCCATTTACGCAAGTATGAGCGCTCTTTTTGTTCGTACTatgtgaaccatgtagggaccttACCAATTAGgtaaaaatttccctttggcttcatcttgatgcgggaaaatCTGTTTCAACACCAGCTTCCTTGATGTGAATTGTCTAGgtctgacccttttgttgaaagctctggacattctgtttTGGTAAAGTTGACCATAACATACCGCATTCATTATTTTCCCATCAATAAGAGCGAATTGTTCATAGCGACTTCGTATCCATTCTGTGTCATTGAGTTCAGCCTCTTGcgtaattcttaaagaaggaatttcgaCTTCGGTGGGAATGACAGTttcagtaccatagaccagcAAGTATGGGGGTTGCTCTGGTTGATGTGCGGACTGTGGTACGataccccaataaggcaaatggtaatttctcgtgccattgcttgtggttgtctaccatctttcttaatattttcttgatgttcttgtttgcgGCCTTCATgactccattcatttgaggcctGTATTCTATGGAATtattatgcttgatcttgaaggtttcacacatatATTTCATTAAGTCACTGTTGaggttggcggcgttgtcggtgatgatggatTTTGGCAccccgaatcggcaaacaatGCGATCCCTGACAAAATTCGcgatgactttcttggttacCGCTTTGTAAGATGAagcctcaacccattttgtgaagtagtctatggccactaataTGAACATGTGCCCATTGGAAGCGTCGGGGTCGAtcggaccgatgacatccattccccaagcggagaaaggccaaggtgcacttgttgcattgagttcactTGGTGGCAATCGTATCATATCTGCATGTATTTGGCACAatgacacttttgaacatacctgatgcagtccaTTTCCATAttcatccaaaaatatcctgctcttaatatcttcttggctaaaacgaaaccattcatatgtagtccgcaagttccggcatgtatctcttcgagcagtttggaagtTTCCTTGGCGttaacacaccgtaataatcctagGTCTAGAGTCCTTTTCtatagaattcctccactttggaagaaatagttggataatcttcggagtgtgcgtttatgagtatgatttgcatgctccgggtactctccttttgctaggtattctttgatgtcatgaaacCACTGATTCCCATccgtttcttcttcaacatgagcgcaaTAAGCTAGCCGATTATGGATCCTTACTAGAATAGGGTCAATGAAATTCTTATCCGGGTGTTGTATCATAGAAGACAGGgtggccaatgcgtctgcgaactcattctggattctcggaacatgtttgaactctatctttgtgaatctcttcatcaactCTTGCATATAGTACAGATATGgtaatattttggtattctttgtaacCCACtctcctagaacctgatgtaccaaaaggtctgaatcaccaattaccaTCAATTCCTGaatgttcatgtcaatggccaaattCAGCCcaaagatgcaagcctcatattctgccatattgttggtacatggatATCTGAGTTTTGTGGATACCGGTAATGTTGACCTGTCTCTAATATCAAAACAGCTctgatacccactcctttgaaatttgcagCCCCAttgaagaacattctccaactgTCGTAGGTTTCGGTGATCtcttctcctacaaatgataTCTCTTCATTGGGAAAATAGGTTTTCAacggttcgtattctcctcctacaggattttaTGCCAAATGATCTTCTAATGCTTTTCCTTTGACCACCTTCTTAGTTATGtagacgatgtcgaattcactcaatagTATCTGCCATTTTACTAGCTTCCCTGTAGACATGGGTTTCTGGAAAATATAtttcagaggatccatccttgatatgagatatgtggtataggcatagaagtagtgcctcaacttttgagctatcAACGTCAAGGCACAGCAGGtgcattccagcaaagaatattatgcctcgtagggtgtgaacttcttactcatatAGTATATAGCCTGCTCTTTTCTCCCCGTCTCATTGTGTTGTCCCAAGACATAACTGAAAGCCCCATCTAGTTCGGACAAATAGAGTAACAGAGGTCTACCAGGTTCCGGCGGGACTAAGACTGgtggtgtggacaaatattccttgattttGTCAAAACCTTTCTGGCATTATTCAGTCAATCTTGTTGCGGCATCCttttttaacattttgaaaatcagcccacagatcacagttgattgtgctatgtaGCGGCTGATATAGTTGAGACgccccaagaagctcatcacatctttcttggtCCTCATAGGTGGAAAATCCTGggtagccttgacctttgacagATCCaactcaattcctcggcggctgacgatgaatcctaacaacttTCCGGCAAGTACCCCAAAAGCACATTTTGCGGGGTTCAGTTTTAAATTATACCttcgaagccgatcaaagaacttcctcaagtctgctatgtgatctgtacctttcttggatttgatgatgacgtcgtCCATATATacttctatctccttgtgtatcatgtcgtgaaaaatggttgtcatggaACTCATATAGGTGGCTCGAGCATTGTTTAGGTCAAATGAAATCATTTTGTAGCaatacaccccccccccccccatggtgtaataaaggttGTCTTTTTGACAttctcttcatccatccagatttgatgatatcccgcgaagcaatccacaaaagattggagttcatgcttggcacagttgtcgatcagtatgtgtatattgggaaatgagaaatcatctttgggacttgctctgttttaGTCCTGATAGTCAACACACACtttgactttcccatctttctttggaactggcacaatgttagccaaccaggtcggatattTAACCACGCTGAGAACCTTTGCTTTGATCTTcttggtgacttcctcctttatttttAGACTCATATCCGGCTTGAACTTTCTTAGCTTTTGATTTACAGgcggacacatagggttggtaggtagtttgtgagccactatggacgtgctcaaaccggtcatatcatcataggaccatgaaaaaatatcctcatactccttcaagaaccggacgtactcttccttctctaacggttataggtgaatgcttacacacGTCTctttgactgtttcggagtctcccaaattaactttttgggtctcatccaaattggacttaggcttgttttcaaagttttccacttctctaacaatttccttgggtattatatcctcttccaaatcctctgaatcattatccttatgttgcgttgtctcattacatgtcacagtcgtaggttcatcaagataggtaataataatgtagTAGAGTAAAAtgtaatgaataataataaatattaaaaataacaatgcattagataaatcatgaaaacgtcaaacaagtacggctcgatgactcggcaaattatttcaaaacaaaatatgcttaaaacaaaatactgaaaatatctTAGATGCTCAAAACATTGCTTTCAAAAttaatgatgctaattgccaggctacccaggaactcgacgggcccttgatggtgcagtagtccaattcttgagaacaactccctcctccacggtctgaataatgaggccttcctcctcctcctcctcaacaatCGCATCgtaatccatgtcttcatcatccagaaatagattccttatgccagctagaacttcatcttcttcagactcccacatcatgtcagcttgatgaaatgactggctcaaatatGGTACTGGTttctctagagggtaataaggaccacgccatagtgaagaccaattctgatactcgtgccaggtgtattcatacccaagtaCAAAGGTTGTGtcgtgacgctttagctgtatcagtttggtgatcccctagagattcttaccgagacccttACCAGGCTCATACcttgtccatgccaatatgccttctatcttactgctccaccatttgtccttttcaattgcgttgatgCGCTCGATGTGATGGTATGTTTCTCTACCCAACGTTTTTCTATTCTCTATGACCGGAacagtttgactggtgtaaatgggattaattccatccccatggatgatcacttatTGATTGTTCCACTCAAGTttcacgacctgatgtagagtagaagctacggccccagctgcatgtatccaaggtcgtcctaACAATAGGttataggtagcagatatgtccaacacttgaaactcaacatcaaaccaggttgggcccatctgtaagttgaggttggtttccccaattgtggccctttgagacccatcaaatgctttcacattcatacttcctactcgtatctcgtgca
This region of Nicotiana tomentosiformis chromosome 4, ASM39032v3, whole genome shotgun sequence genomic DNA includes:
- the LOC138909254 gene encoding uncharacterized protein, with the protein product MAEYEACIFGLNLAIDMNIQELMVIGDSDLLVHQVLGEWVTKNTKILPYLYYMQELMKRFTKIEFKHVPRIQNEFADALATLSSMIQHPDKNFIDPILVRIHNRLAYCAHVEEETDGNQWFHDIKEYLAKGEYPEHANHTHKRTLRRLSNYFFQSGGIL